One window from the genome of Prinia subflava isolate CZ2003 ecotype Zambia chromosome 2, Cam_Psub_1.2, whole genome shotgun sequence encodes:
- the LOC134564587 gene encoding cysteine-rich venom protein-like, translated as MYVYIYQPWTGESLSLSCHFLRHRRILVDEEMDLLTAIIFLAALLHQFDGQGLLYKQVNAFSFPHLKSANEKEILELHNEIRRSVIPTARNMLKMVWSEKAAKNAKKWASQCGMKISPRDKRVIDGVTCGENVLLSSYPRAWADVIQVWHSQSSNFQYGYGAISKNVNVASYTQLIWYNSYKVGCGVSYCPTGPYKYFYVCQYCPAGNNPMQIATPYKSGPKCADCPGHCDKGLCTNPCKYQDLLGDCKNLKMLFGCSHSLVKKKCPASCKCTTQII; from the exons atgtatgtatatatataccAACCCTGGACTGGGGAGAGCCTCTCACTCTCCTGCCACTTCCTCAGGCACAGGAGGATTCTGGTGGATGAAG AAATGGATCTACTAACTGCAATTATTTTCCTGGCTGCTTTGCTACACCAATTTGATGGACAG GGTTTGCTATATAAACAAGTGAACGCCTTCTCCTTTCCTCATTTGAAGTCTGCAAATGAAAAAGAGATTCTCGAGCTGCACAATGAAATACGGAGATCTGTAATTCCCACAGCCAGGAACATGCTGAAGATG GTGTGGAGTGAGAAAGCTGCCAAAAATGCTAAGAAATGGGCAAGTCAGTGTGGGATGAAAATCAGTCCGAGAGACAAGAGAGTTATTGATG GTGTCACCTGTGGTGAGAATGTGCTGCTGTCATCCTACCCAAGAGCATGGGCTGATGTAATTCAAGTGTGGCACAGTCAGTCCTCCAATTTCCAGTATGGATATGGAGCAATCTCAAAAAATGTCAATGTTGCAAGCTACACCCAG CTCATCTGGTACAACAGTTACAAGGTGGGGTGTGGAGTTTCCTACTGTCCCACAGGCCCATACAAGTACTTTTACGTGTGCCAATACTGCCCTGC aggaaataaCCCAATGCAAATAGCTACGCCTTACAAAAGTGGACCAAAATGTGCTGACTGTCCTGGCCACTGTGACAAAGGACTTTGCA CCAACCCTTGCAAGTATCAAGACCTCCTTGGAGACtgcaaaaatctgaaaatgttGTTTGGCTGTAGCCACTCACTGGTGAAGAAAAAGTGTCCTGCAAGTTGCAAATGCACCACTCAAATCATCTAA